A genome region from Synergistaceae bacterium includes the following:
- a CDS encoding adenosylcobalamin-dependent ribonucleoside-diphosphate reductase: MTRSLKERFAVHFPFGAFETPPVPRLSENAMWLLEQRYFVPRYDEALQSLRREKTFEEFARRVARTIASAETSYLDPSDPASLEWLQTLEKNITSDILGRRFLFNSPCLFSAAAGLTVLPEFASIIYRPVEAMTFEDYTRLFASRTQSQQLFACFVINVPDSIDGIFESVKDASIISKFGGGVGGNFGWLRESGSEIRAGTGGHASGPVSFMETWNTMGAVVVQGGRRRAALMGMLFDNHPDIERFIDAKTEDGKLSYFNISVAISNKLMEAASSDGTFDLISRADGTVTRTIQARALMERICESAWKRGDPGIFFIDRAQQDNILKMDEDWVIESTNPCGEQPLPNYTSCNLGSINVEPFVDREGKFDWKEFKNQVVRSVYYLDLVIDACSYPLEKIGTRTRKIRPVGLGIMGLADAAILQKIVYGSPEFYDYCEKLSGTMAMEALLATTQIVSDAGKEPFPESCLVRELFDSFRGRIEDGERLFAEGVLFSDEWFQLLSEEEYDQLLARMRQGDLIPRTLVSTLMEFRRPDSGYGFAEAKTALRRLVQGQMRNSRRLSIAPTGSISMILDASSGIEPNFAWSWNRYIAKVDGVGTETREFWHKLLSEEQRIEYKKTNHLSNSVYVTAYDISTQQHVDVTGIFARLVDSGVSKTVNLPNSATIDDVRQVYETCYRLGCKGITIYRDGSRSYQPIEIKKSEENGESEGTGRVKERPGLIVFGKTIKESTPWGSIYVTLNFDGNDPFEIFITIGKSGSELKAMTEALSRAISIGLRSGSKLEDFIATLKGLSGKEYWMFGFDESHVARSIPDAIALLLEKLIEKGDSASSSHHAGAAVCPECRAPLEMISGCAYCFSCGYSPCK; this comes from the coding sequence TTGACTCGTTCATTAAAGGAACGGTTTGCCGTTCATTTCCCCTTTGGCGCTTTTGAAACACCCCCTGTGCCTCGTCTCTCGGAAAACGCCATGTGGCTCCTGGAGCAGAGATACTTTGTTCCGCGTTACGACGAGGCGCTCCAGTCTCTGCGCAGGGAAAAAACCTTCGAGGAGTTCGCCCGCCGTGTGGCGAGAACCATTGCCAGCGCGGAAACCTCTTATCTCGACCCCTCCGACCCCGCTTCCCTGGAATGGCTGCAGACCCTCGAAAAGAACATCACCAGCGACATTTTGGGACGTCGCTTTCTCTTCAACTCTCCCTGTCTTTTCAGCGCGGCGGCGGGGCTCACCGTTCTGCCGGAGTTCGCCTCCATCATCTACAGGCCCGTGGAGGCCATGACCTTTGAGGACTACACGCGTCTTTTCGCGTCCCGCACTCAGAGCCAGCAGCTTTTTGCCTGTTTCGTCATCAACGTCCCCGACAGTATCGACGGGATTTTCGAGTCCGTGAAGGATGCCAGCATCATCAGTAAATTCGGCGGCGGAGTGGGCGGAAATTTCGGATGGCTGAGGGAGAGCGGGTCGGAAATTCGGGCGGGAACCGGCGGACACGCTTCGGGACCCGTTTCCTTCATGGAAACCTGGAACACCATGGGAGCCGTGGTCGTACAGGGGGGCAGGCGCCGGGCCGCCCTGATGGGGATGCTTTTCGACAATCACCCGGATATAGAGCGTTTCATCGACGCCAAGACCGAAGATGGCAAACTTTCCTATTTCAATATTTCCGTTGCGATTTCCAATAAACTCATGGAGGCGGCGTCCAGTGACGGAACCTTCGACCTGATTTCCCGGGCAGACGGAACCGTCACCCGAACCATACAGGCCCGGGCGCTCATGGAGCGTATCTGCGAAAGCGCCTGGAAGCGGGGAGACCCCGGGATATTTTTCATCGACAGGGCCCAGCAGGACAACATTCTGAAAATGGACGAAGACTGGGTCATCGAGTCCACCAATCCCTGCGGGGAGCAGCCTCTTCCCAACTACACGAGCTGCAACCTGGGTTCCATCAACGTGGAGCCCTTCGTCGACAGGGAGGGAAAATTCGACTGGAAAGAGTTTAAGAATCAGGTGGTCCGGTCCGTCTATTATCTGGACCTGGTCATCGATGCCTGCAGCTATCCTCTGGAAAAAATCGGAACGCGCACCCGCAAAATACGTCCTGTGGGGCTGGGAATCATGGGCCTGGCGGATGCCGCCATCCTGCAGAAAATCGTCTACGGCAGTCCGGAATTTTACGATTACTGCGAAAAACTCAGCGGCACTATGGCCATGGAGGCGCTTCTGGCGACCACTCAAATCGTCAGCGACGCGGGCAAGGAGCCCTTCCCGGAGTCCTGTCTGGTTCGAGAACTGTTCGACAGCTTCAGAGGCAGAATTGAGGATGGAGAACGCCTCTTCGCCGAGGGAGTCCTGTTCAGCGACGAATGGTTCCAGCTTCTTTCGGAGGAAGAGTACGACCAGCTCCTGGCCCGTATGCGGCAGGGCGATCTGATCCCCCGCACTCTGGTCAGCACCCTGATGGAATTTCGCAGGCCCGACAGCGGATACGGCTTCGCAGAGGCAAAAACGGCTCTCAGGCGCCTGGTTCAGGGACAAATGCGCAACAGCCGCCGTCTTTCCATCGCGCCCACCGGGTCCATCTCCATGATTCTGGACGCCAGCTCCGGAATCGAACCCAACTTCGCCTGGTCCTGGAACCGGTATATCGCAAAAGTGGACGGTGTGGGAACGGAGACGCGGGAATTCTGGCACAAGCTGCTCTCCGAGGAACAGAGAATCGAATACAAAAAGACAAACCACCTCTCGAACAGCGTTTACGTCACGGCTTACGACATCTCCACCCAGCAGCACGTGGACGTGACCGGCATCTTCGCCCGTCTGGTGGACTCGGGAGTCAGCAAGACGGTAAATCTTCCCAACAGCGCCACCATTGACGACGTCCGCCAGGTTTACGAGACCTGTTACCGTCTGGGCTGCAAGGGCATTACCATCTACCGGGACGGCTCCCGGTCCTACCAGCCCATCGAGATCAAAAAGAGCGAAGAAAATGGAGAATCCGAAGGAACGGGCCGAGTCAAGGAACGTCCCGGGCTGATCGTATTCGGCAAGACGATCAAGGAAAGCACTCCCTGGGGGAGCATATACGTCACCCTCAACTTCGACGGAAACGATCCCTTCGAAATTTTCATCACCATCGGAAAGAGCGGTTCGGAGCTCAAGGCCATGACTGAGGCTCTGTCCAGGGCCATCTCCATCGGACTTCGCTCCGGAAGCAAGCTGGAAGATTTCATCGCCACGCTGAAAGGGCTTTCCGGCAAGGAGTACTGGATGTTCGGCTTCGACGAGTCCCACGTGGCCCGGTCCATCCCGGACGCCATCGCCCTGCTCCTGGAAAAACTGATCGAGAAGGGAGACTCCGCATCGTCTTCTCACCACGCGGGAGCCGCGGTCTGTCCGGAGTGCAGGGCCCCTCTGGAGATGATTTCGGGCTGCGCCTACTGTTTCAGCTGTGGTTACAGTCCCTGTAAATAA
- a CDS encoding endonuclease III, producing MLPPSKRSDGAKQEKQREKGKKGEKTIPLPTSGKRKSFRTAGEKLNAALDLLESQWHNEGLPPDLQHEEPLDGLILTILSQHTNDRNRDFAFDRLKERWPSWEETAAAGYDALEEAIRPAGLAPTKARRILEVLEIVRADFGCYSILSLVEKGRDEARRYLLSLPGVGAKTAACVLVFDMGLPAFPVDTHIARVCRRLGLVPEETPPEEICALLEKEAPPSRYLGGHVNIIEHGRAVCRARGPLCGKCVLSGLCDFRSGK from the coding sequence GTGCTTCCTCCTTCGAAACGCTCCGACGGAGCAAAACAGGAAAAACAGAGAGAAAAGGGAAAAAAGGGAGAAAAGACAATTCCTCTCCCGACCTCCGGAAAGCGGAAATCCTTCCGAACTGCGGGGGAGAAGCTGAACGCGGCGCTGGATCTTCTTGAGTCTCAGTGGCACAATGAGGGCCTTCCTCCGGACCTGCAGCACGAGGAGCCCCTGGACGGTTTGATTCTGACGATCCTCTCCCAGCATACCAACGACCGGAACAGGGACTTCGCCTTCGATCGCCTGAAGGAGCGCTGGCCCTCCTGGGAGGAGACGGCCGCCGCGGGTTACGACGCCCTTGAAGAGGCCATTCGTCCGGCAGGGCTGGCCCCCACAAAGGCCCGGCGCATTTTGGAGGTTCTGGAGATCGTTCGGGCGGATTTCGGCTGTTATTCCATTCTGTCCCTGGTGGAAAAAGGCCGTGACGAGGCCCGACGGTACCTGCTCTCCCTGCCGGGGGTGGGAGCGAAAACCGCGGCGTGCGTGCTGGTGTTCGACATGGGGCTTCCGGCTTTTCCCGTGGATACGCATATTGCCCGAGTTTGCAGACGCCTGGGCCTGGTTCCGGAGGAAACGCCTCCCGAGGAAATCTGCGCCCTGCTGGAGAAGGAAGCGCCTCCCTCCCGCTACCTGGGGGGACACGTCAACATCATCGAACACGGGCGAGCCGTCTGCCGGGCCCGAGGCCCGCTTTGCGGGAAATGCGTCCTGTCGGGCCTGTGCGATTTTCGAAGCGGCAAATAA
- the nikR gene encoding nickel-responsive transcriptional regulator NikR yields MTEKLVRFGVTVPEDVLTEFDGRLRKHGKENRSDVIRQLIRGYLAEDRWREENGQVYGTVTLIYDHHASQLSKDLTAVQHDYGEVVICSTHVHITHDTCLECIVLRGVSSQIRTFLDALGKIRGLKSVDTIITSDI; encoded by the coding sequence ATGACGGAAAAACTCGTCCGGTTTGGAGTGACCGTTCCGGAGGACGTTCTGACGGAGTTCGACGGCCGGCTGAGAAAGCACGGCAAAGAAAACCGTTCGGACGTGATCCGCCAGCTCATACGGGGCTATCTGGCGGAGGACCGCTGGCGGGAAGAAAACGGGCAGGTCTATGGAACGGTCACCCTGATCTACGATCATCACGCGTCTCAGCTTTCGAAAGATCTGACCGCCGTTCAGCACGATTACGGAGAAGTCGTCATCTGCTCCACCCACGTCCACATCACCCACGACACCTGTCTGGAGTGCATCGTGCTGCGGGGCGTGTCGTCTCAAATCCGAACCTTTCTCGACGCTCTCGGGAAAATCCGGGGGCTCAAAAGCGTCGACACGATCATCACATCGGACATATAA
- the gnd gene encoding decarboxylating NADP(+)-dependent phosphogluconate dehydrogenase: MQKANIGLIGLAVMGENIVINMESRGFRVAVFNRTAEKVREFVEGRAKGLNIVGTYSLKELADQLEKPRRVMLLVRAGEAVDSFIDQLLGVLEPGDLIIDGGNSEFTDTIRRTKYVESKGLLYIGTGVSGGEEGALKGPSMMPGGSPAAWPLVKPIFQAICAKVEDGTPCCDWVGENGAGHFVKMVHNGIEYGDMQLICESYQLMRDVLGMTADEIQKVFAAWNREELDSYLIQITRDILGYKDADGKPLVDKILDTAGQKGTGKWTSITALHEGVPLTLISEAVFARCLSAMKEERVIAAAAFPKSISAPFEGDRAAFVEDIRAALYAAKIVSYAQGFALMRAAAETYKWNLNYGGVALMWRGGCIIRSVFLGKIREAFEKNHDLANLLLDPFFKDSVARRVSGWRNVVAAAVRQGVPVPALSASLNYFHGYTSERLPANLLQAQRDYFGAHTYERVDAPRGKFFHTNWTGEGGSTAATTYAV, encoded by the coding sequence ATGCAGAAAGCGAATATCGGCCTCATCGGACTCGCCGTCATGGGCGAAAATATCGTGATCAACATGGAAAGCAGGGGATTCCGCGTGGCGGTCTTCAATCGCACGGCGGAAAAGGTTCGGGAATTTGTGGAAGGCCGCGCGAAAGGCCTCAATATCGTGGGGACGTATTCTCTGAAGGAGCTGGCGGACCAGCTCGAAAAACCGCGGAGGGTCATGCTCCTCGTCCGGGCGGGGGAGGCGGTGGACTCTTTCATTGATCAGCTTCTGGGCGTGCTGGAGCCGGGCGACCTCATCATCGACGGCGGAAATTCGGAGTTCACGGACACCATTCGCCGGACGAAATACGTGGAAAGCAAAGGGCTGCTCTACATTGGAACGGGAGTTTCCGGAGGCGAGGAGGGCGCTCTGAAGGGTCCCTCAATGATGCCGGGAGGCTCGCCGGCGGCCTGGCCTCTGGTGAAGCCCATTTTCCAGGCCATCTGCGCAAAGGTGGAGGATGGCACGCCCTGCTGCGACTGGGTGGGTGAAAACGGCGCCGGGCATTTCGTGAAAATGGTTCACAATGGCATCGAATACGGAGACATGCAGCTCATCTGCGAGTCCTACCAGTTGATGCGGGACGTTCTCGGCATGACCGCGGACGAAATCCAAAAGGTCTTTGCCGCGTGGAACAGGGAGGAGCTGGACAGCTATCTGATCCAGATCACCCGCGACATTCTGGGCTACAAAGACGCGGACGGGAAACCACTCGTCGATAAAATACTGGATACGGCGGGGCAGAAGGGAACGGGCAAATGGACGAGCATCACCGCGCTTCATGAGGGAGTGCCTCTGACGCTGATCAGCGAGGCGGTCTTCGCCCGCTGTCTGTCCGCTATGAAAGAAGAACGCGTGATTGCCGCGGCGGCCTTTCCAAAATCCATTTCCGCCCCCTTCGAAGGGGACAGGGCCGCGTTTGTGGAAGACATCCGGGCCGCTCTCTACGCCGCGAAGATCGTCTCCTACGCGCAGGGGTTCGCCCTGATGCGGGCGGCGGCGGAGACCTATAAATGGAACCTGAACTACGGCGGCGTCGCTCTGATGTGGAGAGGCGGCTGCATCATCCGTTCCGTTTTTCTGGGCAAAATCCGTGAGGCGTTTGAAAAGAACCATGACCTCGCCAATCTGCTGCTGGATCCTTTCTTCAAAGACAGCGTCGCTCGGCGGGTCTCCGGATGGCGCAACGTGGTTGCCGCGGCGGTGAGGCAGGGCGTTCCCGTTCCGGCGCTTTCCGCGTCGCTGAACTATTTCCACGGCTACACCAGTGAACGCCTGCCCGCAAATCTCCTCCAGGCGCAGCGGGACTACTTCGGCGCCCACACCTACGAACGCGTCGACGCGCCCCGGGGGAAGTTTTTTCACACCAACTGGACCGGTGAGGGCGGAAGCACGGCGGCTACCACCTACGCCGTGTAG
- a CDS encoding sugar kinase: MMEIKKNCKTSLLTPTSMGVRITPVNRQPVHTSDTFRMQATSAESNVLSISASLGLPVKVLTTFVKDNPIARFIKDDLRSRNIAFEGKDVSQGGPWGFRHQFNIADSGFGVRGPRVHNDRAGEVGRTLSIGDFDIDRIFGAEGVQIMHLSGLVGALSPECSEFCLQLVRAAKKYGTRVSFDLNYRASFWKGREKELAAAFHEIASTADILIGNEEDFQLSLGVEGPEAGGKDLAGKIEGFKEMIGRAAEKYPNVRVFATTLRQVISASEHMWGAIMRAEGAWYAVEPRPIAILDRIGGGDGFTGGLLYGILRGWEPEKWLQFGWACGALVVTMEQDYGLPVDEEQVWSIYEGNARVKR, from the coding sequence ATGATGGAAATCAAAAAAAACTGTAAAACCAGTCTGCTGACTCCGACGAGCATGGGAGTTCGCATTACGCCCGTCAACAGACAGCCCGTACATACCTCGGACACCTTTCGGATGCAGGCCACCAGCGCCGAGAGCAACGTTCTCTCCATATCCGCGTCTCTGGGGCTGCCCGTAAAGGTACTGACCACCTTCGTGAAGGACAATCCCATAGCGCGCTTCATAAAGGACGACCTCAGAAGCCGGAACATCGCCTTTGAGGGAAAAGACGTCTCTCAGGGCGGTCCCTGGGGATTCCGCCATCAGTTCAACATCGCGGACAGCGGCTTCGGAGTCCGGGGGCCCAGGGTGCACAACGACCGCGCGGGAGAGGTTGGACGCACGCTTTCCATCGGCGATTTCGATATAGACAGAATTTTTGGAGCAGAAGGCGTACAGATCATGCATCTTTCCGGGCTGGTGGGGGCTCTGTCCCCGGAGTGCAGCGAATTTTGCCTCCAGCTTGTGCGGGCCGCGAAAAAATACGGAACGCGGGTTTCCTTCGATCTGAACTACCGGGCCTCTTTCTGGAAGGGACGGGAAAAGGAGCTGGCCGCCGCCTTTCACGAAATCGCGTCCACGGCGGACATCCTGATCGGCAACGAGGAGGACTTTCAGCTCAGCCTCGGCGTGGAGGGTCCCGAAGCGGGAGGAAAAGACCTCGCCGGCAAGATAGAGGGCTTTAAGGAAATGATCGGCAGAGCCGCGGAAAAATATCCCAACGTGCGGGTTTTCGCCACGACCCTGCGCCAGGTGATCTCCGCCAGCGAGCATATGTGGGGGGCGATCATGCGGGCGGAAGGCGCCTGGTATGCGGTCGAGCCCCGTCCCATAGCCATTTTGGACCGCATCGGAGGCGGGGACGGCTTCACCGGAGGTTTGCTGTACGGCATTCTGCGGGGCTGGGAACCGGAAAAATGGCTGCAGTTCGGCTGGGCCTGCGGCGCCCTGGTGGTGACGATGGAGCAGGACTACGGTTTGCCCGTGGATGAAGAGCAGGTCTGGAGCATCTACGAGGGAAACGCCCGCGTGAAGCGGTAG
- a CDS encoding carbohydrate ABC transporter permease gives MPQQRRMKGRILNVLYFVVMGTLVFFFIAPLLWMLFNSFKTALDIVKMPPALIFSPTLENYRNVFGAQNFLKYMWNSLAVAGGSVIIGLLLGLPAAFSIARYKQHKLAVLILISRIVPGITFLLPLFIMFRFFGLVDTYFSLILSHLLVGLPFIVWVMVPFFEAIPPDLVDAARVDGCSITQTFFRVILPISGSGIVTCSILAFIFSWNNFMFSIILASNETKTVPVAIFNFIAFATIDWGGLMAASVVITLPVLAITLITQKYVIRGLTSGAVKG, from the coding sequence ATGCCGCAACAACGCAGGATGAAGGGTCGAATTTTAAACGTTCTTTATTTTGTCGTGATGGGTACTTTGGTGTTTTTTTTCATTGCCCCGCTGCTCTGGATGCTTTTTAACTCCTTCAAAACGGCCCTTGACATCGTAAAAATGCCGCCGGCTCTGATTTTTTCGCCCACTCTCGAAAACTATCGCAACGTTTTCGGCGCTCAGAATTTCCTGAAATACATGTGGAACAGCCTTGCCGTGGCGGGTGGGAGCGTCATTATCGGCCTGTTGCTGGGGCTGCCCGCGGCCTTCAGCATCGCGAGGTACAAACAGCACAAACTGGCCGTTCTGATTCTTATATCGCGCATCGTTCCAGGAATTACATTTCTGTTGCCGCTTTTTATCATGTTTCGATTTTTTGGACTGGTGGACACGTATTTTTCTCTGATTCTGAGCCATCTTCTGGTCGGACTCCCCTTTATCGTATGGGTCATGGTCCCGTTTTTTGAGGCCATTCCTCCCGATCTCGTGGATGCCGCCCGGGTGGACGGATGTTCCATAACTCAGACTTTTTTCAGGGTCATTCTGCCCATATCGGGATCCGGCATTGTGACCTGCAGTATTTTGGCTTTTATCTTTTCATGGAACAACTTCATGTTTTCGATTATACTGGCGAGCAACGAGACTAAAACGGTCCCCGTCGCCATTTTCAATTTTATCGCTTTCGCGACTATCGACTGGGGAGGTCTGATGGCGGCATCTGTGGTGATCACTCTGCCCGTGCTGGCCATCACTCTGATTACGCAGAAATATGTCATACGCGGCCTCACGTCCGGAGCGGTCAAAGGATAA
- a CDS encoding sugar ABC transporter permease, which produces MSFSGFVDRHAKWIYPSFAILFIFAMMIFPLGYTVYNSFMDWSLTYSPTPVFTGFSNYVKIFTSDPRFWNSIWVTVYFTALAMVVEVVLGVLIAVLFDAKDFRGRRAVRSIFLMSMMATPVAVAMVWLLMYEPTAGILNYALRSLGLSKSLWITSSSTVVPALVLVDIWEWTPLIALIVIAGLAGLPAEPYESARVDGAGPFQIFFKITLPMIAPVVSVAALLRLIDCVKTFDIIYTMTMGGPGYSSENLNIYTYQTSFQYFNFGYASSLLVIFFTLVLGLSLIIVTLRKKLEV; this is translated from the coding sequence ATGTCTTTTTCCGGTTTTGTGGACAGGCATGCAAAATGGATTTATCCGTCTTTCGCAATCCTGTTCATTTTTGCGATGATGATTTTTCCCCTCGGCTACACGGTTTATAATTCTTTCATGGACTGGAGCCTCACTTACAGTCCGACTCCTGTTTTCACGGGATTCAGCAATTACGTCAAAATTTTCACTTCAGACCCCCGTTTTTGGAATTCCATCTGGGTTACGGTGTATTTTACCGCTTTGGCTATGGTCGTGGAGGTCGTGCTGGGGGTCCTGATCGCCGTCCTTTTCGACGCGAAAGACTTCAGGGGCAGGCGCGCGGTGCGCTCGATCTTCCTGATGTCCATGATGGCGACGCCCGTGGCCGTGGCGATGGTGTGGCTGCTCATGTACGAGCCGACCGCCGGAATCCTGAACTATGCCCTGAGATCTCTGGGTCTTTCCAAATCTTTGTGGATAACGAGCTCCTCCACTGTGGTTCCCGCCCTGGTTCTGGTGGACATATGGGAGTGGACGCCCCTCATCGCGCTGATCGTCATCGCCGGTCTTGCCGGGCTGCCGGCGGAGCCCTACGAGTCCGCCCGGGTGGATGGAGCGGGACCTTTTCAAATTTTTTTCAAAATCACCCTGCCGATGATCGCTCCCGTGGTCAGCGTCGCCGCGCTGCTGCGCCTGATCGACTGCGTGAAAACCTTCGATATCATTTACACGATGACCATGGGGGGGCCCGGGTACAGCTCGGAAAATCTCAATATCTACACGTATCAGACGAGTTTTCAGTATTTCAATTTCGGGTACGCCTCCTCGCTTCTGGTGATTTTCTTTACGCTGGTGCTCGGGTTGAGTTTGATTATCGTAACCCTTCGGAAAAAGCTGGAGGTTTGA
- a CDS encoding sugar ABC transporter substrate-binding protein produces MRKPGFGSVVLLALVVTILSAFVLPASAAQTTLRVVAVNHPFIEAVAEMLPEFEKATGIKVSLETYGEDQLNQKLTTEFTAGSSNIDVFATRPPQEARIMYRNKWYADLAPYIAKTKDYDFEDFTPGSRAVVTFDGSYVTSIPVVTECQVVYYRRDLLEAKGLAVPKTLDDLYAAAEKLTDKDKEIYGIVIRGQRSPAITQFSSFLFSYGGDFFDPATRKATVNTPEALSAIGMYGSLLRNFGPEGALNMSWPQAAAIFAQGKAAFWLDASSLFSNVLDPAKSTVADKTGVAVFPAGPKGSRMYNICSWGLAMNNSSKQKDAAWQFLEYMTNKKGMTYIQGSKSNQCARVSVWGTAEGTKNFNKEWAEAVKLSANGIDHDRPQVVAVGEARDIIGEAITASIEGKDYKAVAASANERFQQLLDREK; encoded by the coding sequence ATGAGAAAGCCAGGATTTGGATCAGTGGTTTTGTTGGCGCTTGTGGTGACGATCCTGTCAGCGTTTGTTTTACCGGCTTCGGCCGCTCAGACGACACTTCGGGTAGTGGCTGTGAACCATCCTTTCATTGAAGCCGTCGCGGAAATGCTTCCGGAGTTCGAAAAGGCCACCGGAATCAAAGTGAGTCTCGAAACCTACGGAGAAGACCAGCTCAACCAGAAACTGACCACCGAATTTACCGCCGGCAGTTCGAACATCGACGTATTTGCCACTCGTCCGCCTCAGGAGGCGAGAATCATGTACCGGAACAAATGGTACGCGGATCTCGCTCCCTACATCGCAAAAACAAAGGATTACGACTTCGAGGATTTCACTCCCGGTTCCCGCGCCGTGGTCACCTTTGACGGCTCTTATGTGACCTCCATTCCGGTTGTGACGGAGTGCCAGGTGGTGTACTACCGCCGGGACCTTCTGGAGGCCAAAGGGCTTGCCGTGCCCAAGACCCTCGACGATCTTTACGCCGCGGCGGAGAAACTCACGGACAAGGATAAGGAAATATACGGTATCGTCATTCGCGGCCAGCGCAGTCCTGCGATTACCCAGTTCTCCAGTTTCCTCTTCAGCTACGGCGGAGACTTCTTCGACCCAGCGACGCGCAAGGCCACGGTGAACACCCCGGAGGCTCTGTCCGCGATCGGGATGTACGGCAGCCTGCTCCGGAACTTTGGACCGGAAGGCGCCCTCAATATGTCGTGGCCTCAGGCGGCGGCAATATTTGCTCAGGGGAAAGCCGCTTTCTGGCTGGACGCCAGCTCTCTTTTCTCGAACGTTCTCGACCCGGCGAAATCCACGGTGGCCGATAAAACGGGAGTGGCCGTGTTCCCGGCGGGACCGAAGGGCTCCAGAATGTACAACATTTGTTCCTGGGGGCTTGCCATGAACAACTCCAGCAAACAAAAAGACGCGGCCTGGCAATTCCTTGAGTACATGACCAACAAAAAGGGCATGACCTACATCCAGGGCTCGAAGAGCAACCAGTGCGCCCGGGTTTCCGTGTGGGGCACCGCCGAAGGCACCAAAAACTTCAATAAGGAATGGGCCGAAGCGGTGAAACTTTCAGCCAACGGAATCGACCACGACAGACCTCAGGTGGTGGCTGTGGGAGAGGCCAGGGACATCATCGGCGAGGCGATCACCGCATCCATCGAAGGCAAGGACTACAAGGCTGTGGCGGCCAGCGCCAACGAACGCTTCCAGCAGCTTCTCGACAGAGAAAAATAA
- the ugpC gene encoding sn-glycerol-3-phosphate ABC transporter ATP-binding protein UgpC, producing the protein MSRVELKNIGKVYPGGVKAVDDVCLTIDDEEFVVLVGPSGCGKSTTLRMIAGLEEISEGELFIDGARMNDVQPKDRNIAMVFQNYALYPHMTVYDNMAFALKIKKFPKDVIDTRVHEAARILDIERYLDRKPKALSGGQRQRVAVGRAIVRQPKVFLFDEPLSNLDAKLRVQMRAEIIALHKRLSATIIYVTHDQVEAMTMGDKIVVMKDGLVQQIGAPLHVYHHPVNKFVAGFIGTPPMNFIEAVLTERGGVPCFGRIKVADEHIDLLKSRVGKKLTAGIRPEDFVCIAPDSAAPGEITGVVDMSEPLGGEINLHLTMEETGVKIIAKMDSEQSPRTGDRIRLNVKNHRIKYFDSDTEKNLVDPD; encoded by the coding sequence ATGTCGAGAGTGGAGCTCAAAAATATCGGAAAAGTTTATCCCGGCGGAGTAAAAGCCGTCGACGACGTCTGCCTCACCATTGATGACGAGGAATTTGTCGTGCTCGTTGGGCCTTCGGGCTGCGGCAAATCCACCACGCTCCGGATGATCGCGGGGCTGGAGGAAATAAGTGAAGGAGAACTTTTTATCGACGGCGCGCGAATGAACGACGTTCAGCCCAAGGACAGAAACATCGCCATGGTTTTTCAGAACTACGCGCTTTATCCCCACATGACGGTATACGATAATATGGCTTTCGCCCTCAAAATAAAAAAATTTCCAAAAGACGTCATTGATACCCGCGTTCATGAAGCCGCTCGGATTCTGGACATCGAACGCTACCTGGACCGGAAACCGAAAGCGCTTTCCGGCGGTCAGCGCCAGCGCGTCGCGGTGGGACGGGCGATTGTGCGTCAGCCGAAGGTGTTTCTTTTCGACGAGCCCCTCTCGAACCTGGACGCGAAACTCCGGGTGCAGATGAGAGCGGAGATCATCGCGCTGCACAAGAGGCTTTCCGCCACCATTATTTACGTAACCCACGATCAGGTGGAGGCCATGACCATGGGAGACAAAATCGTGGTCATGAAGGACGGTCTGGTTCAGCAGATCGGCGCTCCCCTGCACGTCTATCACCACCCGGTCAACAAATTCGTGGCCGGTTTTATCGGGACTCCGCCGATGAACTTTATCGAGGCCGTTCTCACGGAACGCGGAGGCGTTCCCTGCTTCGGCAGAATCAAAGTCGCCGACGAGCACATCGACCTTTTGAAATCCCGCGTCGGGAAAAAGCTGACGGCGGGCATCCGGCCGGAGGATTTCGTCTGTATCGCTCCGGACAGCGCCGCCCCGGGGGAAATTACGGGAGTTGTGGACATGTCCGAGCCTTTGGGAGGCGAGATCAACCTGCATCTCACCATGGAGGAAACCGGCGTGAAAATCATCGCGAAAATGGATTCCGAGCAGTCCCCCCGAACGGGAGACCGAATCCGGCTGAACGTCAAAAACCACAGGATCAAATATTTCGACAGCGACACAGAAAAAAACCTGGTGGATCCGGATTGA